Genomic DNA from Roseburia intestinalis L1-82:
GCCTTTGCGATATAGCCCACCAGCCCCGGCCTGTTCCTGAGCATCTCAAGATCCGGTTCCGACTCTGTGGCCTCCTCGATATTCTGTATGACTTCCTGCACAAAGGCAATCAGATCCAGCCGTACTGCCGCCCGGATCTCAACGTGTTCCTGATCAAGCATCACCGCTGAGAGCTGCTCTAAGGAAGCATCTAACTCCACTTTCGCCTGCGCTGACATTTCCGGAATCTCCACAAGCTGTGAAAACGGATAAATTTCCTGCACTGCTCCAACCGGCATATGGTCATCCGGTGTAATGTACAAAATATTGACCTCAACCGTTCCCTCCGCAAGAACACCATCTGGTTTTATTTCCTGACGTTCTAAGAGCACTTTTCCCTCACAGGAACAGATCTGAAGAACTTTTTCTTTATCTTCTTTTAATTCCATCTGTTCTGTCATTCTGCATTTTGCAGCATTTTTAACCAGAAGACGCTCCAGCGGGCATTCACGGAAGACTGGTTTTACCTCTTTCTGCAGTGAATACAGATCTGTTAAAAGTCTTATCTTTTCTTCCTTCCAGATACGGATGTGTGTATCTAATGCCAGCTCCATGACAAGGATCCTTTCTTCCCCGTCATAATCCGGTTTGACTTCCAGTTCCATTGTCAAAGGTACCATCTGCACCTGCCAGATACAGTCATCCTCCATAACACCGCACTCTGCCTGTGCATCCAGCGGGACTGTCGTTTCATACCAGGACAGATGCTCCCCTTCCTCCTCATCATTATACAGTATGGAAACCAGTATTTCCCCGGAAAGTCTGATATTTCCTTCCACAAGCCTGCTTTCAACATTGCGCAGCTGCATACTCTGCCAGAGTATTTCACGGATATTCGGTTTACTCGACGGCAGCACTGCCTCACTTTTCTGTCTGCAGATATCACGTCGCACCACAAGCAGCTTTAACGCTTCCTTCTCTACAATGTTCTGTTCATAGGAACTGCCATCTGAGAGTTCACAGGTCAGCTCCTCATCCACTTCTTTTTCTGACGATGCCGTCAAAACAATGACCGCGCGGACATTTAACTTCCGGGAATTGATCACTCCGATCGTAAGATCTTCCATATCCCCTGTGGCATGAACTGCATCATATTCGCTCAGACCATCCATGTTAAGCCGTTCCTGAAAAGGAATCTCACCGCGCAGACAGCTTATTTTTCCTTCCTGCTTATCGCTCCGGTAAAGCACCTTAAAAACCAGACTGCCCTTGATCCATGCAGCCCCCTCCATCGCTTTTACCTCATCAAAGCGCAGTTCCCCGCGTTCTTTTATGACTTTTACGATATCCTGTCTGTAATCCGGTACATTATAGTCATCATCCAGTGTGATCTGTGTGACTGCAGCTCCGTTTTTTTCACTTCTATGTAATTTTATTTTCTGAAATTCCAAAAAAAGTCCCCCATTCCGAATCTTTGTAACCATCTTATTCGGACATGGAGGATTTTATACCTGTTTAGCACAACTTCATGCGTATATCTCTTGTAATAATATCAGAATAACTGAATGATAATAACTGAGGTGGATTTTCTTCACGCTCATCATTTACCAGGATCGTGAATACGCTTGGGTAAGCATTCTGGATGACGCCTTCCTGGATGTCAACTTTATTGCGTCCTCGGTCAAGCTGAATCATTACTTTTTTCCCGCACTGCTGATGCACGGATGCCCGAACTTTTCTGATGTCTGCCTGTTGCATGTGTTCTACCTCCTTAATCCGGCATCTCGCGATCGTTTATCATCGTAATGATCGTTTCCACCGAATTTCTTTTCCGCTTTAGAATAGCACTGTGCTAAATTTTTGTCAAACATAATTAAATTATTTAAAAAAATTTTAAGAATATTTACTCAAAAATGATACTTTTGTCCTGGTTTTTTACCTGTATTACAATATAAGGACAGCTTGGACTCGCATTTGTAACTTCACCCTTTCTCGGTCCGATGAGTTCTGTATCAAATACCACTGCGTTTGTGGTCAGATAACAGTCCCTCACACAGATACTGTATCCTCCCGTCGCCTGCTCCCCATATCCCCGCACGATATACAGATCATCCTCCCTCTCATAGGTAAGTTTAAAATCCGCCGTTTTCTTTTCCTCGATCATTGTCTTTAACTCTTCCGGTGTCTCGGATTCCTCAACGATCGTATATGTAAGATCACTGACTTTTGTTTCATTTGTCTGCTCAATACTGCATCCGCTGATCAGTCCTGCCATCAGCAGACTGATCCCGCATATTTTTACCAGATACTTTCGAAACATGTTTCACTACACCTGCCCCCAGTTTTCGCTTCTATCTTAATATATGCCTCCCTGTCTTTAAATATGTCTTTTTTAGTTGTTTTTCCCATAGATACCCGATATAATGTGGGTATATAAAACTTGGGGGATCTCCCCGGAAAGGACGTACTATGTTACGCGCAATACTTGCATTGCTTTTTGCTATACTCTACCTGATCATCGGTATTCCTGTCCTTTTTGTTGAATGGATCATCGGAAAATTCAATCGTCAGGCTGCTGATATCAGCCAGCTCCGCATGGTGCAGTGGGCATTTCGTGTCATTCTGTTTATCTGTGGCACCAGACTTACCATTATCGGAGAAGAAAATGTTCCAAAAGACCAGCCTGTTCTCTATATTGGCAATCACAGGAGTTATTTCGATATCATCATCACCTACTCACGCTGTCCGCGCCTGACCGGTTATGTAGCAAAAGATTCCATGAAAAAGGTTCCTCTTTTATCTGTCTGGATGACCAGACTGCACTGTCTGTTCATCAATCGTTCGGATGTCAAAGAAGCGTTAAAAACGATCCTTGCAGGAATCGACAATATCAAAAACGGGATTTCGATGTGTATTTTCCCTGAGGGAACACGCAATAAGACAG
This window encodes:
- a CDS encoding DUF3794 and LysM peptidoglycan-binding domain-containing protein gives rise to the protein MEFQKIKLHRSEKNGAAVTQITLDDDYNVPDYRQDIVKVIKERGELRFDEVKAMEGAAWIKGSLVFKVLYRSDKQEGKISCLRGEIPFQERLNMDGLSEYDAVHATGDMEDLTIGVINSRKLNVRAVIVLTASSEKEVDEELTCELSDGSSYEQNIVEKEALKLLVVRRDICRQKSEAVLPSSKPNIREILWQSMQLRNVESRLVEGNIRLSGEILVSILYNDEEEGEHLSWYETTVPLDAQAECGVMEDDCIWQVQMVPLTMELEVKPDYDGEERILVMELALDTHIRIWKEEKIRLLTDLYSLQKEVKPVFRECPLERLLVKNAAKCRMTEQMELKEDKEKVLQICSCEGKVLLERQEIKPDGVLAEGTVEVNILYITPDDHMPVGAVQEIYPFSQLVEIPEMSAQAKVELDASLEQLSAVMLDQEHVEIRAAVRLDLIAFVQEVIQNIEEATESEPDLEMLRNRPGLVGYIAKAGDDLWTIAKENHTTIQNIMETNHRKSEVLLAGEKVLIVKQVG
- a CDS encoding Veg family protein, with product MQQADIRKVRASVHQQCGKKVMIQLDRGRNKVDIQEGVIQNAYPSVFTILVNDEREENPPQLLSFSYSDIITRDIRMKLC
- a CDS encoding protease complex subunit PrcB family protein, encoding MFRKYLVKICGISLLMAGLISGCSIEQTNETKVSDLTYTIVEESETPEELKTMIEEKKTADFKLTYEREDDLYIVRGYGEQATGGYSICVRDCYLTTNAVVFDTELIGPRKGEVTNASPSCPYIVIQVKNQDKSIIFE
- a CDS encoding lysophospholipid acyltransferase family protein; translated protein: MLRAILALLFAILYLIIGIPVLFVEWIIGKFNRQAADISQLRMVQWAFRVILFICGTRLTIIGEENVPKDQPVLYIGNHRSYFDIIITYSRCPRLTGYVAKDSMKKVPLLSVWMTRLHCLFINRSDVKEALKTILAGIDNIKNGISMCIFPEGTRNKTEDLMLPFKEGSFKMAEKTGCLIVPMAISGSADILEAHFPKVKPVHVIVEYGKPIDPKSLDKDTRKKLGSHCQGVIAEMLEKNNPQI